Part of the Natrinema amylolyticum genome, TCCAGCACGCCGAGCGCTCGCCCCGTCCGGGCCGGATAGGCTCGAGCGAGGAGCCGGACGGCGACGGTCTTGTGCGCGCCGGTTCCGGCTCCGATCACGAGCATCGCGCCGACGAGGACGAGAAACGGCGAGTCGACGACCAGTGCGAGCGCAGCGATGGCCGCGACGAGCGCGCCGGTCGTGATGACGGTCACCGAACCGAGCCGGTCCGCGAGCACGCCGGAGGGAAACTGCATGGCCGCGTAGACGAGCATCAGCCCGGAGAACGCGGTTCCGAGGACGGCATCGGAAACGCCGTAGCTCGACTGAAACGCGTCGAACAGCGGTGGGAAGGCGTATCGGAGGAACTTCGCGAGAAACCAGATCGCGGCCGTCAGTACGAGCGCGTCGTAGCTCGCCAGCCGTCCGGCCGCTCGTCGAACCGACATTCGTTCTCGCCGAGAGTCGCGACCGGACGACGGAGTATCCATCGATCCCGACTGTCGTCCGTCCGGTAGTGAGAAAGGAACTGCTAATTGGGTGAATATGGCATTATATGCCACACTAATTATAATAGATGTTAACGGACGAGTCTTATATGATAGTTCCTGATATACACCGATACCGATGACTGCTATCACGACGACGGAGTGGGCCGACCCGATCACCTGTCCCTTCTGTGGCGACGAACTCTCATCGCCGGGCGCCGGATTCGTCGATCACATCGACGACAACGCCGACTGCGAAGACGGATTCGATCAGTGGCGACGGAACATCGCCGGCGACCTGGCCGGCGAATGGTCCGGCTGACGGTCTCACCTCCTCGAGTCGCGTTTCGGACCGCGAACAGCCCGAGTAGCGCCGAACGACCGGGTCGATGCCATCGTCGATCCGGTTTCCACTCGTAGCACAGCACCGGTCCGTTTCTCCCTGCGGCACAGCACCATTCGATCGACGCGTCCGACTCCGTTCGGTTTCGGTGGGAACGCAACGCCGAAGGCCGGTCGGTCCGGAACGGACGTATGGGATTTCACACGTATCCGGTCGATCGAGCGGACGCCCTCGAGGACCCGTCTCGCTACCGATACTGCTCCCGCGAGGAACTGCTCGCGATGCTCGAGCCGACGGCGGACGGCGTCGTCGCCGACCTCGGCTCCGGAACGGGCTTTTACGCGGACGATGTCGCACCGTTCGTCGACACCCTGTACGCGGTGGACGTCCAGCCCGCGATGCACGATCGGTACCGAGAGAAGGACGTTCCCGAGGCCGTCGAGTTCGTCACGGCCGAAATCTCGTCGCTTCCCTTCGACGACGGGGAACTCGACGGCGCGTACTCCACGATGACCCACCACGAGTACGCGTCGCCGACAGCAGCAGCGGATGCGGAGGGAGCGGAGGCGGACGACGATGCCGACGGTGCCCTCGCGGAACTCGCGCGGGTCCTCCATCCCGGCGGCCGACTGGTCACGGTCGACTGGTCAGCCGACGGCGACTCGGACGCCGGTCCGCCGCTCGAGGAGCGGTTCGATCTCGCGACGGCGACGGCGCGACTCGAGGCCGCCGGCTTCGAGATCGAATTCGCCAGCGGCCGACCGGAGACGTTCGCGATCGTCGCGACTCGATGATCGCGAGGTGATTATTGGACAGACGCCCAGTATTTAAACGGATTTAACCCCTTTTCGTTGTCTATACGCCTTTCTATTAACCCGGCGTAACGCTTTTTCGTGATACAGTGTACCAACCACCATGGTCTACACCGATCCGTACACGCCCGACCGATCGTACTACGAGTGCCGGAACTGCGGCTATCGAGAAGCGACCGACTCGCTGGGCTCCTGTCCGGAATGCGACGGGCAGACACGAAACCTCGCGGTTCCACGGGACTGACTCTCCGGCAGATCATCGCCCAGCAGCCATCGCCTAGCGGACGGTCGACTCGAGTGGAACTCGAGCGACCGACGCGAATCGACGTCCGGCGAGCGAAAGTAGCGACGAGCGCCGCGACGGTCGGTCCGGACCGTTAGTCGAAGTCGGGAAGGTCCTCGGGCGGTTCGTACTCGGCCTCCCAGTCGACGTACTCCTCTTTGAGTGTGACCGAGACGATCTGGCCGAACTCGGTCAGTTCGGCGTTGATCGAGGAGACCGTTCCCCAGGTGTCGAGGTCGGGATGGTACTCTCGGGCCTGCCAGTCCTCCGGAATGCCGGGCGCGTGATAGCCCACCCGATCGGCGAAGTCGTCCCAGAAGAAGTCAAAGCCCGCGAAGAGGTCCAGATCGCGGGCGATCTCGTACTCGCCTTCCTCGAGGTCCGTGTCCGCGCGCCACTCGTCGAAGGCCTCGTCCCAGGCGCCCTCCTCGAGGAACGCCTGTAGCTCCTCGCGGCGGTAGTCGATCTCCTCGGCACCGTCGGCGCTGACGGTCGCGTCCTCGTACTCGTTCGGGTCGACGAACTCCAACTCCGGCGGCTCGGGGGGCTCGACCTCGAGTGTCATGGATGGTCGTAGGTCGGGTTCCCGGATAAGAATTCCCACCTCGCGGCCGGGAAAGCGGTTTCAACCGCCGCGGATCCGATCGATCTCGAACGGGAGTCGCGCGTAGACGAGCGCGTTCCGGCGGAGTTTGTCGACGGTCGTGTACTCGTCGACCGCGTGTGCCGTTCCCGTGCCGGTCGCGAATTCGACGCTCGGGATCCCGTTCTCGCGGAACACTTGTGCGTCACCGCTGCCCGTCGCGAACCGGCGATACAGCGGCGTCGGCACGACGTCGTCGACGACGCGGCTCGTCGCTCGAACGATCGCCGAATCGGGGGCCGTGTACGACCCCGCCTTACACGTGACGTCGACGAGCGTCGCGGCCGCTCGCTCGTCGAGGCAGTCTCGAATCCGCGAAATAATCGCTTCCGAACCGACCGACGGCAATATGCGAACGTCGAGCGTGGCTTCGGCGCTCGCGGGAACGGTATTGACCGCATCACCGCCGTTGAACGTGCCGAGGTTGACGGTCGGCGAGCGAAAGAGGGCCCTCGCCGTTTCCTCGTCGAGGTGGATCGAATAGTACTCGACGCTCTCGGCGAGAATCGACTCGTCGATCCCGTCGGTCGGGACCTCGAACTGCCGAAGCCGTCGCCGACACGTCCGAACCGTCTCGTACAGGCGATCGATCGCGTTCTCGCCGAACATCGGCCTCGAGCCGTGGGCCGCGCGCCCTTCGTATCTGATCGACGGCCAGACGTATCCCCGGTCGCCGACCGCGATCGAGTTGCTATCGCGTCGGCCAGTCGCTTCGCCGACCACACAGGCGTCGGCGCTCAGCCGACCACTCCCCAATCGAGCGGCGAGTCCGACCTCACCGCCGACTTCCTCGTCGCTCACGAGAGCGAACTGGAGCGTGACCGGTGGCTCGGTGTCGGTTTCCGCGTACGCCCTGGCGACCTGGAGCATCGCTCCGATGGCGCCCTTCATATCGGTCGTCCCCCGACCGTACAGCCGGTCGCCGTCGACCTCGCCGAGCGGATCGTACGTCCACTCCGCCTCGCGGAACGGAACCGTATCGAGGTGGCCGTTGTACAGGAGCGTGAACTCGCTGGCACCCGGCATCGTCGCGACGAAGTTCGGTTTCATCGGATCGACGGCGAAGCGCTCACAGTCGCATCCGAGCGATTCGAACTCCTCGGCGAGCCAGTCGGCGAGCGCTCGCGTGTTCCCCGGCGGATTCCGCGTGTCCGCCGCCACGATTCGACGGGTTGTTTCGAGGATCGCTCGGGGATCGTTCTCGAGAGCCGCGCACACCGGACCGGCGGGACCCCGATCGTCCATATCTCTCCGTTCGATCGCAGAACGGCTAAAACCCCGGCATGAGGACGTTCTCCGGAGACGGACGCTGCTCGAGCCGGTCGCTCGGAAACGCGGGTGCGATGGAGCTGTCAGTGACCGATTCGGGGATTCGTTACCCCGCTACTCCCAGGTGTAACCGAACTCCTCCCCGTCGCGGTGGATGTAATCGTTCTCCAGCACTTCGCTCACTGTCCGGCCGAGCGAGTCCAACTCCTCCTCGATGCCCTGAATATCGACGTCGTCGAGTCCCTCGCGAGTCGCCGCCAGATCGTCCGGAACCGCCGGCGCGCGGTAGCCGACGTCTTCTGCGGACTGATTCCAGTAGAAGTCGAGTCGCTCGAGCAAGCCCGCCTCGCGGACGGCCCGAAACTCCGTTTCGGACAGGTAGGTGTCCCTGGCCCACTCGTCGAATGCGTCTTCCCACGCGCCCGCCTCGAGGAAGTCGGCCAGCGCTTCGCGGCGGACGTTGTCCCCCGTCCGCTCGTCGGGTTCGTCGACGGCGTCGTAGTCACCGGGGTCCTGTGAGCCGTGGAGCCTCGGCGGATCGGGAACCTCGACATCGAGTGTCATGCTTTCTCGTTCGGTCGGCAGCGGTATGGTGTTTTCCCAGCGATTGGCCGACCAGCGGTCTCGCATTATCGATCCATCGAGACGTGGCGACAGACGCTGACCGTCTGCTCGGTACCGCAGTCCCCCACAGTTATTTCAGCCGGGATACAACTAGCGCACATGGCCAGCGAAACCGCCGGCGGACGGGACTACTCGCTCGTCGAGTTGTTCGCCATCAAGTTCGTCCTGGCCGACGTGCTGATCATCGCGTTGCTGTTGCTGGCCGGCCCGGTGTACGCGATTCTGGCCACTGCCCTGATCGTGATCGGAGGTCTCCTCCTGTGGTACCTCGCCGGCCGGACGGGAGACGACGAGTCGCGCGATATCGAACCGGAACGCGGTGAGAGGGTCGAGACGGCCGACAGCGGGACCGACCCCGTGACGACGCTGCAGGAGCGATACGCCGCCGGCGAACTGTCCGAGGCCGAGTTCGAGGCGAAACTGGACCGACTGATCGACTCCAACGAGCGGGCCGAGTCGGCGGACGTCGAGACCGAAGATCTCTCCCTCGAGCGCCGGCGCTGACCCCGCCGATCTGCTGGTGCTGATCCCGCGATCCGCAGCGCTGACCCCGTCGATCCATCGGCGGGTGGCGTTCGGCTACACCGGTCGACCGCCCGTCGGCCGTCGGCATTCGCGAATCCCATCCAAACACTCAATCGCCGGCCCGTCGTACGGTCGAGCGATGACTGACTACGAGGCGGTGATCCTCGACGTCGACGGGACGATCGTCCGCGGCGAGGCATTGCTTCCCGGCGTCACCGACGGGCTGCGCGCGCTCGAGGCGGCCGGCTGTTCGCGGCTGCTCTTCTCGAACAACCCGACGCGGGGGGCCGACCACTACGGCGAGAAACTCGCACCGCACGGGATCGACGTCGATCCGAACGCCGTCCTCACGTCGGCGACCGTCTCCGCGGAGTACCTCGCGGCGACCCACACCGACGACGCGGTCTATCTCGTCGGCGGCGAGCGACTCCGGGCGATCCTCGAAGACGCGGCTGTCGAACTGACGACGGAGCCCGACGCGGCCGAGGTCGTGTTGGGATCGTTCGACAAGAACTTCTCGTTCGGCACGCTCTGGGAGGCCCTGCGGGCGCTCGAGGGCGACGTTCCGTTCTACGGTACCGATCCGGACGCGACGATCCCGATCGACGACGGCGAGATTCCGGGCTCGGGGGCGATCCTCGCCGCGATGGAGGCCGTGGCCAGCCGCGAGGCGGACGCGATTCTGGGCAAACCGTCATCGATCGCGGCCGAGGCGGCGATGGACCGACTGGACACCGATCCGCGGAACGTCTTGGTCGTCGGCGACCGTCTCAACACGGACATCGAACTCGGCAATCGCGCCGGGATGGAGACGGCCCTCGTACTCACCGGCGTCACCGACCGCGCGGATCTCGCTGCGACCGACGCCGACACCGAGCCGGATCACGTCCTCGAGTCGCTGGCCGCGGTCGATACGTTGCTCTGAGCCCGGCTCGCCCGTTTGGACCGCGCGTCAGGCGACGATCGCGGATCATCTGCACCGGAACCGCTCGACGTGCGCGCTCGAGAGGTATATTTATCCGTGACAGTGACCATATACGTCACATGAGAGAACGCATAACTGCAGTGTTGCTCCGTGCACGATACGCGGCGATCGGCGCAGCGGTCGGTGCAGGGATCGGTGGCCTGTTCAGTCGAAACGCGGCCAGTACCGGCGGCGCGATCGGTGGCCTCGTGGGTGCGACGATCGCCGACACCCGCGGGACCCTCGAGGGAACGCTCGAGGAGGCCAAAGAGCTCGATCCACGGTCCGACGGCACCGACGCGGAGTAACTGTCCTCACCGGTCGGTCACCGTCCGATAGATGATCGGCCCGATAGTCGACGCGATCAGTGGAGCGATCGACACTCGTCGATGATTCCGGTCGTCGATTCGACCGCGGAAGAGCGCTCGCAGAGACGGGTCGGCCGGTGCGGCTAGTCGGCTCGGCCCAGATCGTCCGCGAGCGCCTCCCGTCGAAGTCGTTCCCCTTCGTCCGTGTCGACGGTCAACTCGGGAACCGTCGTCGGCGTGTTGTCCTCGTCGATGGCGACGTAGACGAAGTACGATTCAGTGGTTCGTTTGCGCTCGCGAGTCTGAAGGTTCTCGCGCTCGGCGATCAGACGGACCTTCACGCTCGAGGTGCCCGCGTCGTAGACGTAGGCGGTGATGTACGCCGCGTCGCCGACGGGGATCGGCCGCTCGAAGTTCATCTGGTTGACGCGTGCGGTGACACACATCTCGCCGGAAAATCGCATCGCGCTCATCGCGCCCACTTCGTCCATCCATTTCATCACGTTGCCGCCGTGGGCGACGTCGAGCGTGTTGGCGTGATTCGGCTGGACCATCTCCCGATTTTCGATGACCGTCTCCCGAAGGGCCGTCATTGGCCGGTTTTGCCCGAGGGCACCAATCAGTCTTGCTTTCAGCGGTCGACGGGGATCGACCGGACTCGAGTGACAGTTCGGGCTGCTCGACTGTTCAACTGTATAGATATTTTACACGCCTTCGCGGTCCGATACTGGTAAAAGTCGCCGCCGAGTTGGGGGGAGTAATGAGCGACGCAGGCGAGGCCGACGTGCCGGAGCCGCCAGCACCGCCCGACCGCGAGCGCGGCTCCGTCGAGGTCCTCGGGACGGCACACGTCTCGCAAGCGAGTGTCGACGAGGTTCGCGAGACGATCGACCGAGAGGACCCGGACGTCGTCGCCGTCGAACTCGACGAAGGGCGCTACCGCCAGATGAAAGGCGGCACGCCGGACGACATCGAAGCGGGCGATCTCCTCTCGGGCAACACGGTCTTTCAGTTTCTGGCCTACTGGATGCTGTCGTACGTTCAGTCACGGCTCGGCGATCAGTTCGACATCGAACCCGGTGCCGACATGCGGGCCGCCATCGAGGCCGCCGAAGCGAACGGCAGCGGTGTCGCCCTGGTCGACCGCGACATTCAGACGACGATCCAACGGTTCTGGAACGGGCTCACCGTAACCGAGAAGCTGAAAATGGTCGGCGGGCTTGCGCTCGGAATCACCGATCCCCGAACGCTTGGGCTCACCTTCGGCGCCGTCGGTGGCGCCGTTCTCGGCTTTCTCGTCGCCGCGTTTCTCGCCCCGGTGTTCGGCTTCGGTGACCTCCTGCTGGTCGGAATCAGCGATCCCACGACGCTCCAGTACGCCGGCGGCGGCGCAATCGGCGCGCTCGTCGGCACGTTCGTCGGTCTCCTCTTTCTGCCCTCCCTCGAGTCCGCCGGACGGTACACCGGTGGCTATCTCTCGGGGTTTTCGATACGGGTTCTCGCCGGACTAGTCCTCGGGATCGGCGGCTGTCTCGCACTGGTCGCGACCGGGACCTTCGTCGGGCCGTTCTCGGCCGGGACGGTCGAGAGCGCGGGTATCTATGCGATTCGAGGGACGGCCGGGACGCTGGCCGGCCTCGGCGTCGGCGTCACTATCGGTGCCGTCCTCGGACTCGGCCTCGACGGGCTCAGTAGCGACGTCGAGGACATCGACGAGATCGACATCGAGGAGATGACCGACGGCGACGTCGTCGCCGCCATGATGGAGGAGTTCCGCCAGTTCAGCCCCCGCGGCGCGAACGCCCTGATCGACGAACGCGACGCCTACATCGCACACAACCTCCACGACCTCCGCGAACAGGGGTACGACGTCCTCGCCGTCGTCGGCGCCGGCCACAAGGCCGGGATCGAACGCCACTTGCTGAACCCCGAGGATATTCCGACGCTCGAGTCGATCTCCGGAACCGCCTCGAGCCGTCGGTTCTCGCCGCTGAAGATCGTCGGCTACCTCATCATGATCGGCTTCCTCGGGTTCTTCTTCCTGCTGATCATGGCGGGAGTCAGGAACGCCTTCCTGTTGAAGCTGTTCGCGGCTTGGTTCCTCTTCAACGGGATCTTCGCGTTCACGCTGGCGCGGCTGGCCGGCGCACGCTGGATCAGCGCCGGCGTCGGCGGCGCGGTCGCCTGGCTGACGAGCATCAATCCGCTGCTCGCGCCCGGCTGGTTCGCCGGCTACGTCGAACTCAGACATCGTCCGGTCAACGTCCGGGACATCCAGACGCTAAACGAGATCGTCGGCGACACCGAGCGGCCGATCGGCGAGGCCCTCGACGCGATGTTCGACGTCCCGCTGTTCCGGCTGATCATGATCGTCGCGCTCACGAACATCGGGAGCATGATCGCGACGGGGCTGTTCCCGTTCGTGGTACTGCCGTGGCTAGCCCCCGAAATCGGCGGCGTCGACGCGCTCATGGGACAGCTCGTTCAGGGCGCCCAGAACAGCCTCGAGCTGATCCGGGGACTGCTGTCATGAGCTACCGGACCACCCGACAGTCCGATCCCGAACTGCGCTTTAGCGACACGGAGCTTCGCGATCTCGCGATCGCGTGGCTCACGCTCAGCGTCGCGTTCGCGCTGTTGTTCGCGCCGGTCCACCGCGGCGGAAGCGTCGGCACGTTCGTCACGATGGTCGGACTGAGCCTCGTCACGGTCGGCGTCGCGTTCCTCCTCCACGAGATCGCACACAAGGTCGTCGCGATCGAACACGGCCAGCTCGCCGAGTTTCGAGCCGACTACCAGATGCTCTTTCTGGCGATCATGGGGGCGCTCGTCGGGTTCCTCTTCGCCGCACCCGGAGCCGTCTACCACCGCGGCCAAGTGACCCAGCGCG contains:
- a CDS encoding HAD-IIA family hydrolase; the encoded protein is MTDYEAVILDVDGTIVRGEALLPGVTDGLRALEAAGCSRLLFSNNPTRGADHYGEKLAPHGIDVDPNAVLTSATVSAEYLAATHTDDAVYLVGGERLRAILEDAAVELTTEPDAAEVVLGSFDKNFSFGTLWEALRALEGDVPFYGTDPDATIPIDDGEIPGSGAILAAMEAVASREADAILGKPSSIAAEAAMDRLDTDPRNVLVVGDRLNTDIELGNRAGMETALVLTGVTDRADLAATDADTEPDHVLESLAAVDTLL
- a CDS encoding TraB/GumN family protein: MSDAGEADVPEPPAPPDRERGSVEVLGTAHVSQASVDEVRETIDREDPDVVAVELDEGRYRQMKGGTPDDIEAGDLLSGNTVFQFLAYWMLSYVQSRLGDQFDIEPGADMRAAIEAAEANGSGVALVDRDIQTTIQRFWNGLTVTEKLKMVGGLALGITDPRTLGLTFGAVGGAVLGFLVAAFLAPVFGFGDLLLVGISDPTTLQYAGGGAIGALVGTFVGLLFLPSLESAGRYTGGYLSGFSIRVLAGLVLGIGGCLALVATGTFVGPFSAGTVESAGIYAIRGTAGTLAGLGVGVTIGAVLGLGLDGLSSDVEDIDEIDIEEMTDGDVVAAMMEEFRQFSPRGANALIDERDAYIAHNLHDLREQGYDVLAVVGAGHKAGIERHLLNPEDIPTLESISGTASSRRFSPLKIVGYLIMIGFLGFFFLLIMAGVRNAFLLKLFAAWFLFNGIFAFTLARLAGARWISAGVGGAVAWLTSINPLLAPGWFAGYVELRHRPVNVRDIQTLNEIVGDTERPIGEALDAMFDVPLFRLIMIVALTNIGSMIATGLFPFVVLPWLAPEIGGVDALMGQLVQGAQNSLELIRGLLS
- a CDS encoding acyl-CoA thioesterase, with amino-acid sequence MTALRETVIENREMVQPNHANTLDVAHGGNVMKWMDEVGAMSAMRFSGEMCVTARVNQMNFERPIPVGDAAYITAYVYDAGTSSVKVRLIAERENLQTRERKRTTESYFVYVAIDEDNTPTTVPELTVDTDEGERLRREALADDLGRAD
- a CDS encoding M20 family metallopeptidase, which gives rise to MDDRGPAGPVCAALENDPRAILETTRRIVAADTRNPPGNTRALADWLAEEFESLGCDCERFAVDPMKPNFVATMPGASEFTLLYNGHLDTVPFREAEWTYDPLGEVDGDRLYGRGTTDMKGAIGAMLQVARAYAETDTEPPVTLQFALVSDEEVGGEVGLAARLGSGRLSADACVVGEATGRRDSNSIAVGDRGYVWPSIRYEGRAAHGSRPMFGENAIDRLYETVRTCRRRLRQFEVPTDGIDESILAESVEYYSIHLDEETARALFRSPTVNLGTFNGGDAVNTVPASAEATLDVRILPSVGSEAIISRIRDCLDERAAATLVDVTCKAGSYTAPDSAIVRATSRVVDDVVPTPLYRRFATGSGDAQVFRENGIPSVEFATGTGTAHAVDEYTTVDKLRRNALVYARLPFEIDRIRGG
- a CDS encoding rubrerythrin-like domain-containing protein, coding for MVYTDPYTPDRSYYECRNCGYREATDSLGSCPECDGQTRNLAVPRD
- a CDS encoding class I SAM-dependent methyltransferase translates to MGFHTYPVDRADALEDPSRYRYCSREELLAMLEPTADGVVADLGSGTGFYADDVAPFVDTLYAVDVQPAMHDRYREKDVPEAVEFVTAEISSLPFDDGELDGAYSTMTHHEYASPTAAADAEGAEADDDADGALAELARVLHPGGRLVTVDWSADGDSDAGPPLEERFDLATATARLEAAGFEIEFASGRPETFAIVATR
- a CDS encoding DUF7501 family protein; translated protein: MTAITTTEWADPITCPFCGDELSSPGAGFVDHIDDNADCEDGFDQWRRNIAGDLAGEWSG
- a CDS encoding SHOCT domain-containing protein; protein product: MASETAGGRDYSLVELFAIKFVLADVLIIALLLLAGPVYAILATALIVIGGLLLWYLAGRTGDDESRDIEPERGERVETADSGTDPVTTLQERYAAGELSEAEFEAKLDRLIDSNERAESADVETEDLSLERRR
- a CDS encoding metalloprotease: MSYRTTRQSDPELRFSDTELRDLAIAWLTLSVAFALLFAPVHRGGSVGTFVTMVGLSLVTVGVAFLLHEIAHKVVAIEHGQLAEFRADYQMLFLAIMGALVGFLFAAPGAVYHRGQVTQRENGLIALAGPVTNLLLALLFLPLVIFPEPFGTIGQMGIWINLFLAAFNMIPFGPLDGKSVLEWHKGIFALVFVPSVLLAAYVVLFVGPFG